Proteins co-encoded in one Candidatus Thiodictyon syntrophicum genomic window:
- a CDS encoding HD domain-containing phosphohydrolase: MNTAPLLCVDDEPANLTLLRETLKDDYSLVFARSGVDSLRAVEKHHPSLILLDVQLPDMDGYRVCRQLKAAPETRDIPVIFVTGQTREEDEQAGFDAGGVDYLTKPVRPAIVKARVRAHLSLVSANRLEQAYRDAIYMLGEAGHHNDSDTGMHIWRMAAYSRALARAAGWGPERCALLELAAAMHDTGKIGIPTPILTKPGKLDASEWEVMKTHAQIGYEILSRSQAPVFQLAAEIALCHHEKWDGSGYPRGLAGTAIPESARIIALADVFDALSMTRPYKQPWPLAQILKLLEEGAGHHFDPRLVRLLIAILPEILEIGRQWDARGRASAHEP; the protein is encoded by the coding sequence ATGAACACTGCACCCCTCTTGTGCGTCGATGACGAGCCGGCCAACCTGACTTTGCTGCGTGAGACCCTGAAAGACGACTACTCCCTGGTCTTTGCGCGGAGCGGGGTCGACAGCCTGCGGGCTGTCGAGAAACACCACCCGTCGCTGATTTTGCTCGACGTGCAGTTGCCGGATATGGACGGCTACAGGGTCTGCCGTCAACTCAAGGCGGCGCCCGAGACCAGGGACATCCCGGTGATCTTCGTCACCGGCCAGACGCGTGAAGAGGACGAACAGGCCGGTTTCGATGCGGGCGGTGTCGACTACCTGACCAAGCCGGTGCGCCCCGCGATCGTCAAGGCGCGGGTGCGGGCGCATCTGTCGCTGGTGAGCGCGAACCGGCTCGAACAGGCCTATCGCGATGCCATCTATATGCTCGGCGAGGCGGGGCACCACAATGATTCGGATACCGGGATGCACATCTGGCGCATGGCCGCCTACAGCCGGGCACTGGCCAGGGCGGCGGGGTGGGGGCCGGAGCGCTGCGCACTGCTCGAGTTGGCGGCTGCGATGCACGATACCGGCAAGATCGGCATTCCGACGCCGATCCTGACGAAGCCGGGGAAGTTGGACGCGAGCGAATGGGAGGTCATGAAGACCCATGCGCAGATCGGATACGAGATCCTGAGCCGCAGCCAGGCGCCGGTATTCCAGTTGGCCGCGGAGATTGCACTCTGCCACCACGAAAAATGGGACGGCAGCGGTTACCCCCGGGGGCTCGCGGGTACCGCTATCCCCGAATCGGCGCGCATCATCGCCCTGGCCGATGTGTTCGACGCCCTCTCGATGACCAGGCCCTACAAGCAACCCTGGCCGCTCGCACAGATCCTCAAGCTGTTGGAAGAGGGCGCCGGGCACCATTTCGACCCGCGGTTGGTGCGTCTGTTGATCGCTATCCTGCCGGAAATCCTGGAGATCGGCCGCCAGTGGGATGCCCGGGGCAGGGCGAGCGCGCATGAACCTTGA
- the adk gene encoding adenylate kinase: MRVILLGGPGAGKGTQAGFIKEHFGIPQISTGDMLRAHVKQGTELGKAAKKIMDAGGLVSDDIIMGMVKARITDPDCRAGYLFDGFPRTLPQADALKAAGVFVDAVVEIEVPDEEIIRRMSGRWGHAPSGRTYHVVFNPPKTAGCDDETGEPLTQREDDKEETVKARLKVYHDQTEPLIHYYSSWAEQGGEGAPKYLKIHGIGAVEAIRAQIIGQLESL, from the coding sequence ATGCGCGTGATCCTGCTCGGCGGCCCCGGGGCCGGCAAAGGTACCCAGGCCGGCTTCATCAAGGAGCACTTCGGCATCCCCCAGATCTCCACCGGCGACATGCTGCGCGCCCACGTCAAGCAAGGCACCGAGCTTGGGAAGGCGGCGAAGAAGATCATGGACGCGGGCGGTCTGGTCTCCGACGACATCATCATGGGGATGGTGAAGGCGCGCATCACCGACCCCGATTGCCGGGCCGGCTATCTCTTCGACGGCTTCCCGCGCACCCTGCCGCAGGCCGATGCCCTGAAGGCGGCGGGCGTCTTCGTGGACGCGGTGGTCGAGATCGAGGTGCCGGACGAGGAGATCATCCGCCGGATGTCCGGCCGCTGGGGCCACGCGCCCTCGGGCCGCACCTACCATGTGGTCTTCAACCCGCCCAAGACCGCGGGTTGCGACGACGAGACCGGCGAGCCCCTGACCCAGCGCGAGGACGACAAGGAAGAGACCGTCAAGGCCCGCCTCAAGGTCTATCACGACCAGACCGAGCCCCTGATCCACTACTACTCATCCTGGGCCGAGCAGGGCGGTGAGGGTGCCCCCAAGTATCTCAAGATTCATGGCATCGGTGCCGTCGAGGCGATTCGTGCCCAAATCATCGGTCAGCTCGAGTCGCTCTGA
- the trxA gene encoding thioredoxin encodes MAVVELDKVGFEAAIRDNDFVIVDFWAPWCGPCRSFAPVYDKVSADFGDIVFAKVNTEDEQEIAAHFQIRSIPTLMIFREQIVIYAQAGALPEGRFRDLVSKAQELDMAEEKRKIAARQASAGPDGAPPSGHG; translated from the coding sequence ATGGCAGTGGTGGAACTCGATAAGGTCGGCTTCGAGGCCGCGATCCGTGACAATGACTTCGTGATCGTGGACTTTTGGGCCCCCTGGTGTGGTCCCTGTCGCTCCTTCGCACCGGTCTACGACAAGGTCTCCGCCGACTTCGGCGACATCGTCTTCGCCAAGGTCAATACCGAAGACGAGCAGGAAATCGCCGCCCATTTCCAGATCCGATCCATCCCCACCCTGATGATCTTTCGTGAACAGATCGTCATCTATGCCCAGGCGGGGGCGCTGCCGGAGGGGCGCTTTCGCGACCTCGTCAGCAAGGCCCAAGAACTCGACATGGCGGAAGAAAAGCGCAAGATCGCCGCCCGGCAGGCGAGCGCCGGCCCCGACGGCGCGCCGCCGTCCGGCCACGGCTGA
- a CDS encoding DUF1249 domain-containing protein, whose translation MQLAGCPPRYHRDLIGLAFGRPTVGDLMTLCEENFVLLCRLAPHLKDQRGLAVSRRKGSVDLFLRVEEHSRYTSLIRLTHLFSAADGVGEPGPGGGDDGRGELAGPRADPDARLRIYHDARQVEVLDLRQTVLPLCADYQRPALEAKWRVNLFLGKWLTFCLRQGHRFGPDGAVVPLPQGGDLIDTLT comes from the coding sequence ATGCAACTCGCCGGCTGCCCCCCCCGGTATCACCGCGACCTGATTGGTCTTGCGTTCGGGCGTCCCACGGTGGGCGACCTGATGACCCTGTGCGAGGAGAACTTTGTCCTCCTGTGCCGACTCGCCCCGCACCTGAAGGACCAGCGCGGGCTCGCGGTTTCCCGGCGCAAGGGCAGCGTCGACCTGTTCCTGCGGGTCGAGGAGCACTCCCGATACACCAGCCTGATCAGGCTCACCCACCTCTTTTCAGCCGCCGACGGCGTCGGCGAGCCGGGTCCGGGGGGCGGCGACGATGGCCGCGGCGAACTGGCCGGGCCGCGCGCCGACCCCGATGCGCGTCTGCGGATCTACCACGATGCCCGCCAGGTGGAGGTGCTCGACCTGCGCCAGACCGTCCTGCCCCTCTGCGCGGACTACCAACGCCCGGCCCTGGAGGCCAAGTGGCGGGTGAACCTGTTCCTCGGCAAGTGGCTGACCTTTTGTCTGCGCCAGGGGCACCGCTTCGGCCCCGACGGCGCCGTGGTGCCGCTGCCGCAGGGTGGCGACCTGATCGACACCCTGACCTGA
- the istB gene encoding IS21-like element helper ATPase IstB — translation MSITEQVLVQQLERLQLRYFLQHYPDLVAQAARESWTHGHFLEQLVAGEAARRDEARVARRVKAAHLPGLKTLDGFDWSWPKKINRTQVQHLFRLEFLPQQGNVILLGGVGVGKTHLAIALAHTACLQGHAVLFTRAVDIVTALAAAQATGGLKRELARLLKPTLLVIDELGYLPIDKFGADGLFQVISQRYERGSTVITTNRAFKQWPEIFNNDSTLTSALLDRLLHHAESVVIEGRSYRMRDQTDA, via the coding sequence ATGTCGATCACCGAGCAGGTCCTGGTGCAGCAACTCGAACGGCTGCAATTACGCTATTTCCTCCAGCACTATCCGGACCTGGTGGCGCAGGCGGCGCGCGAGTCCTGGACCCATGGCCACTTTCTCGAACAACTGGTCGCCGGTGAGGCGGCCCGCCGCGACGAGGCCCGGGTAGCGCGGCGAGTGAAGGCCGCCCACTTGCCCGGCCTCAAGACCCTGGATGGCTTCGACTGGAGTTGGCCAAAGAAGATCAACCGCACCCAGGTGCAGCACCTCTTCCGCTTGGAATTCCTGCCCCAACAGGGCAACGTCATCCTGCTGGGCGGAGTCGGCGTGGGCAAGACCCATCTGGCCATCGCCCTCGCGCACACCGCCTGCCTGCAAGGACACGCCGTGCTCTTTACCCGCGCGGTCGATATCGTCACTGCCCTGGCCGCCGCCCAGGCCACCGGCGGGCTCAAGCGGGAACTGGCGCGGTTGCTGAAACCTACACTGCTCGTGATCGATGAGCTAGGCTACTTGCCGATCGACAAGTTCGGCGCCGACGGTCTGTTCCAGGTCATCAGCCAGCGCTATGAGCGCGGCTCCACCGTCATCACCACCAACCGGGCCTTCAAGCAGTGGCCGGAAATCTTCAACAACGATAGTACCCTGACGTCAGCCTTGCTCGACCGGCTGCTCCATCATGCCGAGTCCGTGGTCATCGAAGGTCGCAGCTATCGCATGCGCGATCAGACCGACGCCTGA
- the istA gene encoding IS21 family transposase — translation MIDYATWCAIRDGNAKHLTARQIARDLGLNVKTVRRWRARPYEQRATAARPSKLDPFKGRIVGWLEAHPLSAQQVFQRLGEAGYDGGISIVKEYVHTIRPRPREAFLTLAFAPGEVAQVDWGEWGTIAVGETRRRLSFFVMVLAYSRQLYVEFTLAQTMEHFLAAHINAFNALGVPQKVMVDNLRTAVLAHVRGEPPRFNPRYLDFARHYGFEVVACNVAKGNEKGRVERGVGYVKANFLNGLELPDFTALNPALRVWLETVANVRLHRETQRRPVDLWAEEQTHLQSVNPRPFDVGRVLAVRANRQFRVTFEANRYSVPARFAGVQVTLKAYPDYLCVYHDQALIARHVRSYERHRDIADPDHAKALVAQRRHAQDAHVLQRFLALSPLAANYHTGLLERRGNALSHVRKIVALADIHGEEAVARALADALTFEAFSSEYIAHLIQARGRQLPAPSPLQLLRRQDVLDLELPPPDLSPYGSEG, via the coding sequence ATGATCGACTACGCCACCTGGTGTGCAATTCGCGACGGCAACGCCAAGCACCTCACGGCGCGGCAAATAGCCCGGGACCTGGGGCTGAACGTCAAGACCGTGCGGCGCTGGCGGGCGCGCCCCTATGAGCAGCGGGCCACCGCGGCACGCCCCAGCAAGCTCGATCCCTTCAAAGGGCGCATCGTCGGTTGGCTCGAGGCCCATCCGCTCAGCGCCCAGCAGGTCTTTCAGCGCCTCGGCGAGGCCGGGTATGACGGTGGGATCAGCATCGTCAAGGAGTATGTACACACCATTCGCCCACGTCCGCGGGAGGCGTTCCTGACCTTGGCCTTTGCCCCCGGCGAGGTGGCGCAGGTCGACTGGGGCGAATGGGGCACCATCGCCGTCGGGGAGACGCGTCGGCGCCTGTCCTTCTTCGTCATGGTCCTGGCCTACAGCCGGCAACTGTACGTGGAGTTCACCCTGGCCCAGACCATGGAGCACTTTCTGGCCGCGCACATCAACGCTTTCAACGCTCTGGGCGTACCCCAGAAGGTGATGGTCGATAATCTGCGCACCGCGGTGCTGGCGCATGTGCGCGGCGAGCCGCCCCGGTTCAATCCCCGGTATCTCGATTTCGCCCGGCACTACGGCTTCGAGGTCGTGGCCTGTAACGTCGCCAAAGGCAACGAGAAAGGGCGCGTGGAGCGCGGCGTGGGGTACGTCAAAGCGAACTTCCTCAACGGCCTGGAGTTACCGGATTTTACCGCCCTCAACCCGGCGCTGCGGGTCTGGCTGGAGACGGTGGCCAATGTCCGACTGCACCGCGAAACCCAGCGCCGGCCGGTCGATCTGTGGGCCGAAGAGCAGACTCATCTGCAATCGGTCAATCCGCGCCCCTTCGATGTCGGTCGGGTCCTGGCGGTGCGGGCCAATCGCCAGTTCCGGGTGACCTTCGAGGCCAACCGCTATTCGGTGCCGGCGCGCTTTGCCGGCGTTCAGGTGACGCTCAAGGCGTATCCCGATTACCTGTGTGTGTATCACGATCAAGCGCTGATCGCCCGCCATGTCCGCTCCTACGAGCGGCACCGCGATATCGCCGATCCCGATCATGCCAAAGCACTGGTGGCGCAACGCCGCCATGCCCAGGACGCCCACGTCCTCCAGCGGTTCCTGGCCCTGTCACCGCTGGCGGCGAACTACCACACCGGCTTGCTGGAGCGGCGCGGCAACGCCTTGTCCCACGTGCGCAAAATCGTGGCCCTGGCGGACATCCACGGCGAGGAGGCGGTCGCCCGCGCCCTAGCCGATGCCCTGACGTTCGAGGCCTTCAGTAGCGAGTACATCGCCCATCTGATCCAGGCGCGGGGCCGCCAACTCCCAGCGCCCAGCCCGCTTCAATTGCTGCGGCGCCAGGATGTCCTGGACCTGGAACTCCCGCCGCCGGACTTATCGCCCTATGGGAGCGAGGGGTAA
- a CDS encoding EAL domain-containing protein, with protein sequence MNAQTQVPSARGSVLLLSTDVALVAAMDPHFTGFGLDLAVFDTPAQLGRRVQDQGGPGGGRPPSLLVLVDLLAFPHVEAFASLGADARAGHPARPPLVCLGQPENLRQRLASLRVGAAAWLPRDLNAADLAARAAALVGPADGVPERVLVVDDQPVSALFAARVLEQAGMIAQQVFDPLLALSAMDRFAPDLVLMDLHMPGASGIELTAVIREQERYADLPILFLSVELDPARQLDALRVGGDDFLAKPVPPQRLVACVRQRLARARHQAQVRKTAVTASRGPTGLVDRERLLARLDRLIHARARDWGLIYLEQAGDAAALHWLAGAASARAGAGALAARVGEHGVAVLVRRAAPSPLGAFAEALGQGVRVDLQAGAAAVAPAFGVGWCAVAAGGGESVTLVSRARKVARISLHRRQGRAEGYQRPSAGPHSVAAPHPVLEAITASQFHLLFQPMVPLRGTAAPCYEATLRLAMPDGELLAPGAFVPAALQAGQAPQVDRWLLATGLDALRERRVAGQPVVLFLHQSFASAADEGWVERVRDAIVARNLVQCRPVIQWQLAEVERYLDLAVRRAGQLVILGIRPCLNAVTEEESSLQVLERLPVSFVRFARSADWRLPPERLRALVHRAHARRARVIVTGVEGPEAIAPLHRAGVDLIQGPYIQPPGEAMDFDFTDGQG encoded by the coding sequence ATGAACGCACAGACCCAGGTCCCGTCCGCGCGTGGAAGCGTCCTGCTGCTCTCCACTGATGTCGCCCTGGTCGCGGCCATGGATCCGCATTTCACCGGATTCGGGCTGGACCTGGCGGTTTTTGACACACCCGCGCAACTGGGCCGCCGGGTCCAGGACCAGGGCGGCCCCGGCGGGGGACGGCCCCCGTCGCTGCTCGTCCTGGTGGACCTGCTGGCCTTCCCGCACGTCGAGGCCTTTGCGAGTCTTGGCGCCGACGCGCGCGCCGGGCACCCGGCGCGCCCGCCCCTGGTCTGTCTGGGTCAGCCCGAGAACCTGCGGCAACGCCTCGCGTCGCTGCGGGTGGGTGCGGCGGCCTGGCTCCCGCGCGACCTGAACGCGGCGGACCTGGCGGCGCGGGCGGCGGCCCTGGTCGGGCCCGCCGATGGTGTCCCGGAGCGGGTCCTGGTGGTCGACGACCAGCCGGTATCCGCCCTCTTTGCCGCACGGGTCCTGGAGCAGGCCGGGATGATCGCGCAGCAGGTGTTCGATCCACTCCTGGCCCTGTCCGCCATGGACCGCTTCGCACCGGACCTGGTGCTCATGGACCTGCACATGCCTGGGGCCAGCGGGATCGAGTTGACCGCGGTGATCCGGGAACAGGAGCGCTACGCCGACCTGCCGATCCTCTTCCTGTCCGTGGAATTGGACCCGGCGCGGCAGTTGGATGCACTGCGCGTCGGCGGCGACGACTTCCTGGCCAAGCCGGTCCCGCCGCAACGCCTGGTCGCGTGCGTGCGGCAGCGCCTCGCGCGGGCGCGCCATCAGGCCCAGGTCCGCAAGACGGCGGTGACGGCGTCGCGCGGGCCGACTGGTTTGGTTGATCGGGAACGCCTGCTTGCCCGGCTCGATCGGCTGATCCATGCGCGCGCACGCGACTGGGGCCTGATCTATCTCGAACAGGCGGGGGATGCCGCGGCCCTGCACTGGCTGGCCGGGGCGGCGAGCGCGCGGGCCGGGGCGGGTGCCCTGGCGGCGCGGGTCGGCGAACACGGGGTGGCCGTGCTCGTGCGGCGCGCCGCCCCGAGCCCCTTGGGCGCCTTTGCCGAGGCCTTGGGACAGGGCGTCCGGGTGGACTTGCAGGCAGGTGCCGCCGCCGTAGCGCCGGCCTTCGGGGTCGGTTGGTGCGCGGTTGCGGCCGGGGGCGGGGAATCGGTGACCCTGGTTTCCCGGGCGCGCAAGGTCGCCCGCATCAGTCTGCACCGCCGCCAAGGCCGGGCCGAGGGCTACCAGCGGCCGAGCGCCGGGCCGCATAGCGTCGCGGCGCCCCATCCCGTGCTGGAGGCGATCACGGCCAGCCAATTCCACCTCCTCTTCCAACCCATGGTGCCGCTGCGCGGGACGGCGGCCCCGTGCTACGAGGCGACCCTGCGTCTGGCCATGCCCGACGGCGAACTGCTGGCCCCCGGCGCCTTCGTACCAGCGGCCCTGCAAGCAGGGCAGGCGCCCCAGGTCGACCGCTGGCTGCTCGCCACGGGACTCGACGCCCTGCGCGAGCGCCGTGTGGCGGGGCAGCCGGTGGTGCTGTTCCTGCACCAGTCCTTCGCGAGCGCGGCGGACGAGGGCTGGGTCGAGCGGGTGCGGGACGCCATCGTGGCCCGCAACCTCGTCCAATGTCGCCCCGTCATCCAGTGGCAGTTGGCCGAGGTGGAGCGCTACCTGGATCTGGCGGTGCGCCGGGCCGGCCAACTGGTGATCCTGGGGATACGCCCGTGTCTCAACGCCGTCACGGAAGAGGAGTCCAGCCTGCAGGTGCTCGAGCGCCTGCCGGTGTCCTTTGTGCGGTTCGCGCGTTCGGCCGACTGGCGACTCCCGCCCGAGCGCCTGCGCGCCCTGGTGCATCGCGCCCACGCCCGCCGCGCCCGGGTGATCGTCACCGGGGTCGAGGGTCCCGAGGCCATCGCCCCCCTGCACCGCGCCGGGGTCGACCTGATCCAGGGACCCTATATCCAGCCGCCCGGCGAGGCGATGGATTTTGATTTTACGGATGGGCAGGGATAA
- a CDS encoding type II toxin-antitoxin system VapC family toxin: MLEPVFVDTGYVLALVNEHEQHHAQAVLLAQRYDRHPVVATDAVLLEIGNALSRLARPAAAQIMADFRESVGSTVVHLTPELFDAAFARYQGHADKTWGLVDCVSFVVMRRMGFRTLLAFDQHFVQAGFVLARP, encoded by the coding sequence ATGCTTGAACCGGTCTTTGTCGATACCGGGTATGTCCTGGCGCTGGTCAATGAGCATGAACAGCATCATGCCCAGGCCGTGCTGCTTGCGCAACGTTATGACCGCCACCCGGTCGTCGCCACCGATGCGGTCCTGCTTGAAATCGGCAATGCCCTGTCACGCCTTGCGCGCCCCGCCGCCGCGCAGATCATGGCAGACTTTCGCGAATCCGTGGGATCGACGGTGGTGCATTTGACCCCCGAACTGTTCGATGCCGCATTCGCACGGTACCAAGGCCATGCCGACAAGACCTGGGGGTTGGTCGACTGTGTCTCATTCGTCGTCATGCGCCGCATGGGGTTCAGGACCCTACTCGCATTCGACCAGCATTTCGTCCAGGCAGGTTTCGTGCTAGCCCGTCCCTGA
- a CDS encoding UTRA domain-containing protein → MKDTVAIEALLDRLVVGDKLAPGTRLPPLADLAARLEYEPQKIATALAAAVAKAKFVGTPDGGFEVALPSVTAASPRFSFSTTAAQHHERLVTALLEQPATRLPFDDEHPLHTTECRAQEALGLAPDQPFHVIARVRHWNGKPKVFHRVYLDPARFAPGFIEGYDFETQSVLDMYRSAGYRLLSRDTVLHSRFTSRYEDNLLLHLKRDVHLQPVLHAEQSFFATHAASGEGSEDRFVLEYMQATYFDHWQYSIHNRAPEG, encoded by the coding sequence ATGAAAGACACCGTGGCGATCGAAGCGCTCTTGGACCGGTTGGTGGTTGGGGACAAGCTGGCCCCCGGCACCCGGCTGCCGCCCCTGGCCGACCTGGCGGCCCGGCTCGAGTACGAACCGCAGAAGATCGCGACGGCACTCGCCGCGGCCGTGGCCAAGGCCAAGTTCGTGGGGACGCCGGACGGGGGCTTCGAGGTCGCACTGCCGTCTGTCACTGCTGCCTCCCCGCGCTTCTCCTTTTCCACCACCGCCGCGCAGCACCACGAGCGCCTGGTCACCGCGCTCCTGGAGCAGCCCGCGACGCGACTGCCGTTCGACGACGAACACCCCCTGCACACCACCGAGTGCCGCGCCCAGGAGGCCCTGGGGCTCGCGCCCGACCAACCCTTCCACGTCATCGCCCGCGTCCGCCACTGGAACGGCAAGCCCAAGGTCTTTCACCGCGTCTACCTCGACCCCGCGCGCTTCGCGCCGGGATTCATCGAGGGCTATGACTTTGAGACACAATCCGTTCTCGATATGTATCGCAGCGCCGGCTATCGCCTGCTGTCGCGGGATACAGTGCTGCATTCACGCTTCACCAGCCGCTACGAGGACAACCTCCTGCTCCATCTGAAGCGTGACGTCCACCTGCAACCCGTGCTGCACGCCGAGCAGTCCTTCTTCGCCACCCACGCCGCCAGCGGCGAGGGCTCGGAAGACCGCTTCGTCCTCGAATACATGCAGGCGACCTATTTCGATCACTGGCAGTATTCAATCCACAACCGCGCCCCCGAGGGCTGA
- a CDS encoding ABC-type transport auxiliary lipoprotein family protein, which yields MVQMTIARWARRGAGPVPAVLALLLALGGLTGCGSSTPLRSERFYRLDPAPLAGPAGTPVPAILLVNDLSARGFLGARQVLFRTRAEPLVTQRYDDLLWEEPPTSALARALVAALRAARVFQFVVVPAERARADFLLGGELERFEHLATEQPPRVAATLHLALVRSADRGSMVSRTYSGEEPLAGSTPDAMVAAFTRLSARLVGEAVRDLQANQARLRPTPP from the coding sequence ATGGTTCAAATGACCATCGCGCGGTGGGCCCGCCGCGGGGCCGGCCCGGTCCCGGCGGTCCTCGCCCTGCTGCTGGCCCTGGGCGGGCTTACGGGTTGCGGGTCGTCGACACCGCTGCGCTCCGAACGTTTCTACCGCCTGGACCCGGCGCCCCTGGCAGGCCCGGCCGGCACCCCGGTACCGGCCATCCTGCTGGTCAACGACCTGTCCGCCCGCGGCTTTCTCGGCGCCCGGCAGGTCCTGTTCCGCACCCGCGCCGAGCCCCTGGTGACCCAGCGCTATGACGACCTGCTGTGGGAAGAACCACCCACCAGCGCCCTGGCCCGCGCCCTGGTAGCGGCCCTGCGGGCGGCCCGGGTGTTCCAGTTCGTGGTGGTCCCGGCCGAGCGCGCCCGCGCCGACTTCCTGCTCGGCGGCGAACTGGAACGCTTCGAGCACCTGGCGACCGAGCAGCCCCCGCGGGTGGCCGCCACCCTGCACCTGGCACTGGTGCGCTCCGCCGACCGCGGTTCCATGGTCAGCCGCACCTACAGCGGTGAAGAGCCGCTCGCGGGCAGCACCCCGGACGCCATGGTCGCCGCCTTCACCCGGCTCAGCGCCCGCCTGGTCGGGGAGGCCGTGCGCGACCTCCAGGCCAACCAGGCGCGCCTCCGCCCGACGCCCCCCTGA
- a CDS encoding MlaD family protein, producing the protein MSRLERLYSPPEIGAPGKREARQRHRDLFYSGLFVLAMAAVAIAALALLMPGLFGGSYRLHAYFLDAAGLGDGIQVIQEGQVIGLVEGVTPLFPGRDARLGRCPAPAADAAPRSPALPCFRATLRIKRDWPVPTDSLAQLGSPGLLQGEAILIRPSDRPTTLRDGDEIMTRAREPDLMAKLNELTRSLDGVVKETIAPALASIKAQIETIETLLGTGGDQAGNRDRLAGAFESLQKLSANIESSIDPKKVAAILDSVQTLSKNLTEVSAKLGGGTEEIKGTARQYGDLARDLRGLVSDNKPALQRSLEDTQGLLQDLNASLTPILVNIEDASRNLAAFSRDLRRDPAVIIKGRKVEEQAPWFK; encoded by the coding sequence ATGAGCCGCCTGGAACGACTCTATTCGCCGCCCGAGATCGGCGCCCCCGGCAAGCGGGAGGCGCGGCAGCGCCACCGCGACCTGTTCTACTCCGGGCTCTTCGTGCTCGCCATGGCGGCGGTCGCCATCGCGGCCCTGGCGCTCCTCATGCCCGGACTGTTCGGCGGGAGCTATCGGCTGCACGCCTATTTTCTGGACGCCGCGGGGCTCGGCGACGGCATCCAGGTGATCCAGGAGGGCCAGGTGATCGGCCTCGTCGAGGGGGTCACCCCGCTCTTCCCCGGGCGGGACGCGCGGCTCGGGCGCTGCCCGGCGCCCGCCGCCGACGCCGCACCGCGCTCCCCGGCCCTGCCCTGCTTCCGCGCCACCCTGCGCATCAAGCGGGACTGGCCGGTGCCCACCGACAGCCTGGCGCAACTCGGCTCACCGGGCCTGCTCCAGGGCGAGGCCATCCTGATCCGCCCCAGCGACCGGCCGACGACGCTGCGCGATGGGGATGAGATCATGACCCGGGCACGGGAGCCGGACCTGATGGCCAAGCTCAACGAACTGACCCGATCACTCGACGGTGTGGTCAAGGAGACCATCGCCCCGGCCCTGGCGAGCATCAAGGCGCAGATCGAGACCATCGAGACCCTGCTCGGGACCGGCGGCGACCAGGCGGGCAACCGCGACCGCCTGGCGGGGGCCTTCGAGAGCCTGCAAAAGCTCAGCGCCAACATCGAATCCTCCATCGACCCCAAGAAGGTCGCCGCCATCCTGGACTCGGTCCAGACCCTGTCGAAGAATCTCACCGAGGTCTCCGCCAAGCTCGGCGGCGGCACCGAAGAGATCAAGGGGACGGCGCGTCAATACGGCGACCTGGCCCGCGATCTGCGCGGCCTGGTCAGCGACAACAAGCCGGCCCTGCAACGCTCCCTGGAGGACACCCAGGGCCTGTTGCAGGATCTCAATGCCTCCCTGACCCCGATCCTCGTCAATATCGAGGACGCCAGCCGCAACCTCGCCGCCTTCTCCCGCGACCTGCGCCGCGACCCGGCGGTCATCATCAAGGGCCGCAAGGTCGAGGAGCAGGCACCATGGTTCAAATGA
- a CDS encoding PqqD family peptide modification chaperone, with product MKQNRAFRVNQPSVASELIDGEAVIMNLDSGNYYSTRQIGGQLWSWIEEGVSQGELVSRLMVDYAGEAGLIASAVETFIGALLAHELIVEASPSAARIQSPPAAAAAPSALERPPFTPPVLEVFADMRDLLLLDPIHDVAEVGWPTAKPSRPAVN from the coding sequence ATGAAGCAGAATCGTGCGTTTCGAGTTAACCAGCCTTCTGTCGCCAGCGAGTTGATCGATGGCGAAGCGGTGATCATGAATCTCGATTCTGGTAACTATTACAGTACGCGCCAGATCGGTGGGCAGCTCTGGAGTTGGATCGAGGAGGGTGTTAGCCAGGGCGAACTCGTATCTCGCTTGATGGTTGACTATGCCGGTGAGGCCGGCCTTATAGCCAGCGCCGTCGAGACATTTATCGGCGCTTTACTCGCACACGAATTGATCGTCGAAGCATCTCCATCAGCAGCCCGGATTCAATCGCCGCCAGCCGCAGCAGCGGCGCCGTCGGCATTGGAACGGCCGCCCTTCACGCCGCCGGTGCTCGAGGTGTTTGCCGACATGCGCGATCTCTTGCTACTGGATCCCATCCATGATGTGGCGGAAGTCGGCTGGCCGACGGCCAAGCCCAGCCGTCCGGCGGTGAATTGA